The genome window CATCCCATCCGACTGGCTCAACATCGCCGGAGCCAAGGACAATATTTATGTTCATCAGGGGCTCGACTTGCAGGGTGGCTTGCAGGTTGTGCTTGAGGCTCGACCTCCGGACGGTGGTTCAGTTGGTCGCGACGAGCTCGTTGGCACGCGTGACACGATTGAGCGCCGCGTCGGCGGCCTCGGTGTTTCTGAGCCGCTTATTCAGACTCGCGGTAGCAATCAGATTGTCGTCGAGCTACCAGGCGTCACCGATCCGCAGCAGGCAGTTGATTTGCTGAAGCAGACCGCTCTCCTCGAGATCATTGATACGCAGGGCCAGTCACTCGCTGTTGGCACCAAGGTCAACACGACGCTCGGTAATGCGACGCAGCCGGATTCGAGCGCGACACCCGGCACTGCCGAAGCCAGCCCGGACGCCACCGCAGATGCAACGGCAGAAGCCACACCTGGCGCTGAATCAACTCCAGAAGTAACGGGGCCAGTCTTCACGACGATCGTCTCGGGTTCCGACCTGGAAGATGCGTTCCCGACCCAGGATAGCGTCGGTTCGCTCGTCGTCGGCTTCCGCCTCAAGTCAGACGCCGCCGACAAGTTCTACGAGTTCACCAGCACGCACATCGGCCAGCCGATGTCGATCGTCGTCGATAAGACCGTCATCAATACCGCGACCATCCAGGATGCAATTTCTAACGAAGGCGTCATCAACGGGCTGTCAGCCACAGAAGTGACGAATCTGGTCCTGCAGCTGAAGTCCGGTGCTCTGTCGGTTCCGCTCGAAGTTGTCCAGAGCCGAACAGTCGGGCCGTCGCTCGGTCAGGACTCGATCGACAAGTCGATCCTCGCCGGCGCAGTTGGCCTCGGGCTCGTCGCGCTGATGATGATCCTGTACTACCGCCTGCCGGGTCTTCTGTCCGTCGCAGCGCTGTTCATCTACACCGCAATCGTCTTCGCGCTGTTCAAGCTGATTCCGGTAACGCTGACTTTGGCCGGCATCGCCGGATTCATTCTGTCGATCGGCATGGCCGTCGATGCGAACGTCCTGATCTTCGCCAGACTGAAGGATGAGTTACGCCTTGGTCGACCAATCCCGGCAGCCATTGAGGCCGGATTTGACCATGCCTGGCCGTCGATCCGCGACTCGAACGTATCGACGATGATTACCTGCGCCATCCTGTTCTGGTTCGGGCGCTACACCGGTGCCAGCATCATCCAGGGTTTCGCGCTGACGCTCTTCATCGGCGTTGTCATCTCGATGTTCACGGCGATTGTCGTCACTCGCAACATGCTGCGAATCCTGTTGACGATTCGCCCAATCAATGATCGCTGGTGGCTGGGCGTCGACCACGGGCAGGGCGTTCCAGCGAGCGCCACCGAGTAGTTACCAAGAGGACGGGAATCGCAACGACATGATCGACATCGTTGGTAAGCGCCACATCTGGTACGCCGTCTCGGCGATCCTGCTCCTGCCCGGAATCATCGCGTTGTTTGTCCATGGATTGAGCCTCGGGATCGACTTCACCGGCGGCACCTCCTGGGAGTTGCAGTTCAACCAGCCGGTGGATTCGCAGCAAGTGAGAACTATTCTCGCAGGCC of Thermomicrobiales bacterium contains these proteins:
- the secD gene encoding protein translocase subunit SecD, translated to MTIALILIITLVSTWIAIPSDWLNIAGAKDNIYVHQGLDLQGGLQVVLEARPPDGGSVGRDELVGTRDTIERRVGGLGVSEPLIQTRGSNQIVVELPGVTDPQQAVDLLKQTALLEIIDTQGQSLAVGTKVNTTLGNATQPDSSATPGTAEASPDATADATAEATPGAESTPEVTGPVFTTIVSGSDLEDAFPTQDSVGSLVVGFRLKSDAADKFYEFTSTHIGQPMSIVVDKTVINTATIQDAISNEGVINGLSATEVTNLVLQLKSGALSVPLEVVQSRTVGPSLGQDSIDKSILAGAVGLGLVALMMILYYRLPGLLSVAALFIYTAIVFALFKLIPVTLTLAGIAGFILSIGMAVDANVLIFARLKDELRLGRPIPAAIEAGFDHAWPSIRDSNVSTMITCAILFWFGRYTGASIIQGFALTLFIGVVISMFTAIVVTRNMLRILLTIRPINDRWWLGVDHGQGVPASATE